The segment GATGAACGTGTCTTGTTTTTCTATGGAGGAAGGGATCAACCTCAGGATTTGAAAATGGTAAAAGATCAATATCTGTCAAAGCCGGATGAGACCGTTATAAGATGCATGATAGAGTGGGATCAGGTACCGATCGGATATATAAAGTATTATCCATTGGAAGAAGACAAACGAAGGGCTTACGGTTACCCGCAACAGGTTGCGGCATGGGGAATGGATCAGTTTATTGGGGAACCGACATATTGGAACCGGGGAATTGGAACCCAATTGGTGCAGGGGATGGTGGAACATCTTGTAAAAGAAGAAAAAGCAGAAGTGATTGTGGTGGACCCTCAAATCCGGAATACAAGGGCGATCCGTTGCTATGAAAAGTGCGGCTTCGTCAGGGTGAGAATGTTACCCCGGCATACGTTACATGAAGGAGTCTGGCAAAATTGTTGGTTGATGGCTTACAGCGATCATACATAATAGAACTGGCACAATGAACTTGAAAAAAAGGAGAGTGCTTATGCAAAGGTTCGAGCTCTCGCGTTTGAAAGAAGATCATTTTGAACGATATGATGTATCCGATACCCGTTCGTTGCAGGAAGTTGTTAAAAAGGGTGAGCTGAAGGGAAACGACTCCTTGCTGGTGGTGGAAAGGGGAGGGGAACGTCTCTCTTTTTCCGTTTATGACATGACATATTATCATGTTGCCCAGGGTGAGCTGGCAGGTGAACCCTATATGGTGGCATTTTGAGCAATTTGCCATAGTGGAACCAGTATGGTTCCCATCATTGATGGTAAGGTGCATCATTTTGCCTGTATCGGGGTACATAACGGGCTGTTGATATTGGGTGATGATGAAACCGGTTCCTATTGGGATCATGTAAGCGGTGAGTGTTT is part of the Kroppenstedtia pulmonis genome and harbors:
- a CDS encoding GNAT family N-acetyltransferase — translated: MILQKNQLVVRKVEVEDADKLVQWLSDERVLFFYGGRDQPQDLKMVKDQYLSKPDETVIRCMIEWDQVPIGYIKYYPLEEDKRRAYGYPQQVAAWGMDQFIGEPTYWNRGIGTQLVQGMVEHLVKEEKAEVIVVDPQIRNTRAIRCYEKCGFVRVRMLPRHTLHEGVWQNCWLMAYSDHT